From Medicago truncatula cultivar Jemalong A17 chromosome 7, MtrunA17r5.0-ANR, whole genome shotgun sequence, a single genomic window includes:
- the LOC11444776 gene encoding pleiotropic drug resistance protein 1 isoform X3: protein MMEGEASFRISSSSIWRNSDAAEIFSNSFRQEDDEEALKWAAIQKLPTFARLRKGLLSLLQGEATEIDVEKLGLQERKDLLERLVRLAEEDNEKFLLKLKDRIDRVGIDLPTIEVRFEHLNIEAEANVGSRSLPTFTNFMVNIVLGLLNSLHVLPSRKQHLNILREVSGIIKPSRITLLLGPPSSGKTTILLALAGKLDPKLKVSGKVTYNGHEMGEFVPQRTAAYVDQNDLHIGEMTVRETLAFSARVQGVGPRYDLLAELSRREKHANIMPDPDIDVYMKAIATEGQKANLITDYVLRILGLEICADTVVGNAMLRGISGGQKKRVTTGEMLVGPTKALFMDEISTGLDSSTTFQIVNSIKQYVHILKGTAVISLLQPPPETFNLFDEIILLSDSHIIYQGPREHVLEFFESIGFKCPDRKGVADFLQEVTSRKDQEQYWEHKDQPYRFITAEEFSEAFQSFHVGRRLGDELGTEFDKSKSHPAALTTKKYGVGKWELFKACLSREYLLMKRNSFVYIFKIFQLCVMAMIAMTIFFRTEMHRDSLTHGGIYVGAIFYGVVTIMFNGMAEISMVVSRLPVFYKQRGYLFFPPWAYALPEWILKIPLSFVEVAVWVFLTYYVIGFDPYIGRFFRQYLILVLVHQMASALFRFIAAVGRDMTVALTFGSFALAILFAMSGFVLSKDSIKKWWIWAFWISPMMYAQNAMVNNEFLGNKWKRVLPNSTEPIGVEVLKSHGFFSEPYWYWIGVGALIGYTLIFNFGYILALTFLNPLGKHQTVIPEESQIRKRADVLKFIKDSFSQHSNRLRNGKSRSGSISPSTLPGRKETVGVETNHRRKRGMVLPFEPHSITFDEVSYSVDMPQEMRTRGVVENMLVLLKGLSGAFRPGVLTALMGVTGAGKTTLMDVLSGRKTGGYIGGNITISGYPKKQDTFARISGYCEQTDIHSPYVTVYESLLYSAWLRLSPDINAETRKMFIEEVMELVELKPLRNALVGLPGVSSLSTEQRKRLTIAVELVANPSIIFMDEPTSGLDARAAAIVMRTVRNTVDTGRTVVCTIHQPSIDIFESFDELFLLKQGGQEIYVGPLGHNSSNLISYFEGIKGVSKIKYGYNPATWMLEVTTSSKERELGIDFAEVYKNSELYRRNKALIKELSTPAPCSKDLYFTSQYSRSFWTQCMACLWKQHWSYWRNPVYTAIRFMYSTAVAVMLGTMFWNLGSKIEKVQDLFNAMGSMYSAVLLIGIKNGNAVQPVVSVERTVFYRERAAGMYSALPYAFAQVVIELPHVFVQSVVYGFIVYAMIGFEWTLVKFLWCLFFMYFTFLYFTFYGMMSVAMTPNNHISIIVSSAFYSIWNLFSGFIVPRPRIPVWWRWYSWANPVAWSLYGLVTSQYGDVKQNIETSDGRQTVEDFLRNYFGFKHDFLGVVALVNVAFPIVFALVFALSIKMFNFQRR from the exons ATGATGGAGGGTGAAGCTAGTTTCAGGATTAGTAGTTCATCAATATGGAGGAACAGTGATGCTGCTGAGATTTTTTCTAATTCTTTTCGccaagaagatgatgaagaagctcTTAAATGGGCTGCCATTCAGAAACTTCCTACTTTTGCACGTTTAAGGAAAGGTTTGCTCTCTTTGCTGCAAGGGGAAGCCACTGAGATCGATGTTGAGAAGCTTGGGTTGCAAGAAAGAAAAGATTTACTTGAAAGACTTGTTAGACTTGCTGAAGAGGACAATGAGAAGTTTTTGCTCAAACTCAAGGATCGAATCGACAG AGTTGGAATTGATCTTCCTACGATAGAGGTTCGATTCGAGCACCTGAATATCGAAGCAGAAGCTAATGTAGGAAGCAGGTCTTTGCCTACCTTCACTAACTTCATGGTTAATATAGTACTG GGCCTATTGAACTCTCTTCATGTGCTTCCAAGTAGAAAACAACATCTAAATATTCTCAGGGAGGTTAGTGGAATAATAAAGCCTTCAAG AATAACATTGCTTTTGGGTCCTCCAAGTTCTGGAAAAACCACAATTCTGTTGGCCTTGGCTGGAAAACTCGATCCAAAATTGAAG GTTTCTGGAAAGGTGACTTATAATGGTCATGAGATGGGTGAGTTTGTCCCCCAAAGAACTGCCGCTTATGTGGATCAAAATGACCTTCACATTGGAGAAATGACTGTTAGAGAAACCTTGGCCTTCTCGGCAAGGGTCCAAGGAGTTGGGCCGCGTTATG ACTTGTTAGCAGAGCTGTCCAGAAgagaaaaacatgcaaatatcATGCCTGATCCAGACATTGATGTGTACATGAAG GCTATAGCAACTGAAGGCCAGAAAGCAAATTTGATAACAGATTATGTACTAagg ATTTTGGGACTAGAGATATGTGCTGATACTGTTGTAGGAAATGCAATGTTACGAGGTATCTCTGGTGGACAAAAGAAACGCGTTACAAcag GGGAGATGTTAGTTGGACCGACTAAAGCTCTATTCATGGATGAAATATCTACTGGTTTGGATAGCTCAACAACTTTTCAAATTGTGAATTCAATAAAGCAGTATGTACACATTCTCAAAGGAACGGCTGTCATCTCACTCCTTCAGCCACCACCAGAGACATTCaatctttttgatgaaattattcTACTCTCTGATAGTCACATTATATACCAAGGTCCCCGTGAGCACGTGCTTGAATTTTTCGAATCAATCGGTTTTAAATGTCCTGATAGGAAAGGAGTGGCAGATTTTTTGCAAGAA GTGACATCAAGGAAAGACCAAGAGCAGTACTGGGAACACAAGGATCAACCATATAGATTTATCACAGCTGAAGAGTTTTCTGAGGCATTTCAATCCTTTCATGTTGGCAGAAGACTTGGCGATGAACTTGGTACTGAATTTGACAAGTCTAAGAGCCACCCAGCTGCCTTGACAACCAAGAAATATGGAGTTGGAAAATGGGAACTTTTTAAAGCTTGTTTATCAAGAGAATATTTACTTATGAAGCGCAACTCATTTGTCTATATCTTCAAGATTTTCCAA CTATGTGTAATGGCAATGATTGCAATGACCATCTTCTTCCGGACAGAGATGCACAGAGATTCATTGACTCATGGAGGCATATATGTAGGTGCAATATTCTATGGTGTTGTTACGATCATGTTCAATGGAATGGCTGAAATTTCCATGGTAGTTTCAAGACTTCCTGTTTTCTACAAGCAAAGGGGATACCTCTTCTTCCCTCCATGGGCATATGCTCTTCCTGAATGGATCCTAAAAATCCCCTTGTCTTTTGTGGAAGTGGCTGTTTGGGTATTCCTCACTTACTATGTCATTGGTTTTGATCCATATATTGGAAG ATTTTTTAGGCAATACCTTATTCTTGTACTAGTACACCAGATGGCTTCTGCGTTATTCAGATTCATTGCAGCTGTTGGGAGGGACATGACAGTGGCTCTAACATTTGGATCATTTGCACTTGCCATTCTTTTTGCAATGAGTGGTTTTGTCCTATCAAAAG ACAGTATAAAAAAATGGTGGATATGGGCATTTTGGATATCACCTATGATGTATGCACAAAATGCCATGGTAAATAATGAGTTCCTTGGGAATAAATGGAAAcgt GTTCTCCCTAACTCAACGGAACCGATAGGAGTTGAAGTTTTGAAATCTCACGGATTCTTTAGTGAGCCATACTGGTACTGGATAGGTGTTGGTGCTTTGATTGGATATACATTAATCTTCAACTTTGGATATATCCTTGCTCTCACTTTCTTGAATC CACTTGGGAAGCATCAAACTGTTATACCAGAGGAATCTCAAATCAGAAAAAGAGCTGATGTATTGAAGTTCATAAAGGATAGCTTTTCACAACACTCAAATAGAT TGAGAAACGGCAAAAGCAGAAGCGGAAGCATCTCTCCTAGTACTTTACCTGGTAGGAAAGAAACAGTTGGTGTAGAGACAAACCATAGAAGGAAAAGAGGAATGGTTCTTCCATTTGAACCACATTCAATCACCTTTGATGAAGTTTCATATTCTGTAGACATGCCACAG GAAATGAGAACCCGAGGTGTTGTTGAGAATATGTTGGTTCTTTTGAAAGGTCTCAGTGGAGCTTTCAGACCAGGTGTTCTCACTGCTCTGATGGGCGTCACGGGTGCAGGCAAAACAACTCTGATGGATGTGCTTTCTGGTAGAAAAACTGGTGGATATATTGGTGGGAACATCACAATTTCTGGCTATCCAAAGAAGCAAGATACCTTTGCAAGAATTTCAGGATACTGTGAGCAAACTGATATCCATTCTCCTTATGTTACTGTCTATGAATCTTTGCTCTATTCAGCATGGCTCCGGTTGTCTCCAGACATCAATGCTGAAACCAGGAAG ATGTTCATTGAAGAAGTCATGGAACTTGTGGAACTGAAACCACTGCGGAACGCATTAGTAGGACTACCTGGTGTTAGCAGTCTCTCAACGGAGCAGCGCAAAAGGCTGACTATTGCAGTTGAGTTGGTTGCTAATCCTTCTATAATATTCATGGATGAGCCAACTTCTGGACTTGATGCAAGGGCTGCAGCTATTGTTATGAGAACAGTTAGGAACACAGTAGACACTGGAAGAACAGTTGTTTGTACCATTCACCAACCTAGCATTGATATATTTGAATCTTTTGATGAG CTTTTCCTACTTAAGCAAGGAGGGCAAGAGATATATGTGGGGCCACTTGGACATAATTCTTCCAATTTAATCAGCTACTTTGAG GGAATAAAAGGTGTTAGCAAGATTAAATACGGTTATAATCCAGCAACATGGATGTTGGAAGTCACCACTTCATCTAAAGAAAGGGAATTGGGGATTGATTTTGCAGAGGTGTACAAAAATTCAGAGTTATACAG GAGAAACAAAGCACTTATCAAAGAATTGAGTACTCCAGCACCTTGTTCGAAAGATCTTTATTTTACTTCACAGTACTCGAGATCCTTTTGGACACAATGTATGGCTTGTTTGTGGAAACAACATTGGTCCTACTGGCGCAATCCTGTATACACTGCCATAAGATTTATGTACTCGACCGCGGTAGCTGTTATGCTTGGAACCATGTTTTGGAACCTTGGCTCCAAAAT TGAAAAAGTACAAGATCTTTTTAATGCCATGGGGTCAATGTATTCTGCTGTTCTCCTAATTGGAATCAAGAATGGTAATGCAGTGCAGCCAGTGGTTTCTGTTGAAAGAACAGTCTTTTATAGAGAAAGAGCGGCTGGAATGTATTCAGCTTTGCCGTATGCTTTTGCTCAG GTTGTAATTGAGCTTCCACATGTTTTTGTACAGTCTGTGGTCTATGGATTTATAGTTTATGCTATGATTGGTTTTGAGTGGACTTTGGTTAAATTTTTGTGGTGCCTATTCTTCATGTACTTCACCTTCCTCTACTTTACCTTCTATGGTATGATGTCAGTGGCCATGACTCCAAACAATCACATTTCCATTATAGTTTCCTCTGCATTCTACTCAATATGGAATCTCTTCTCAGGATTCATAGTCCCAAGACCA AGAATTCCAGTGTGGTGGAGGTGGTACAGTTGGGCAAATCCAGTGGCATGGAGTTTATACGGATTGGTGACTTCACAATATGGAGATgtaaaacaaaacattgaaaccAGTGATGGAAGACAAACAGTGGAAGATTTTCTGAGAAATTACTTTGGTTTCAAGCATGATTTTCTAGGAGTGGTTGCTCTTGTCaatgttgcatttccaataGTTTTTGCTTTGGTCTTTGCCTTATCAATCAAGATGTTCAATTTCCAAAGGCGATAA
- the LOC11444776 gene encoding pleiotropic drug resistance protein 1 isoform X2 — protein MEGGGSFRIGSSSIWRNSDAAEIFSNSFHQEDDEEALKWAAIQKLPTFERLRKGLLTSLQGEATEIDVENLGLQERKDLLERLVRLAEEDNEKFLLKLKDRIDRVGIDLPTIEVRFEGLNIEAEAHVGNRSLPTFTNFMVNIVEGLLNSLHVLPSRKQHLNILKDVSGILKPSRMTLLLGPPSSGKTTLLLALAGKLDPKLKFSGKVTYNGHEMNEFVPQRTAAYVDQNDLHIGEMTVRETLAFSARVQGVGPRYDLLAELSRREKHANIMPDPDIDVYMKAIATEGQKANLITDYVLRILGLEICADTVVGNAMLRGISGGQKKRVTTGEMLVGPAKALFMDEISTGLDSSTTFQIVNSMKQFVHILKGTAVISLLQPPPETYNLFDDIILLSDSHIIYQGPREHVLEFFESIGFKCPDRKGVADFLQEVTSRKDQEQYWEHKDQPYRFVTAEEFSEAFQSFHVGRRLGDELGTEFDKSKSHPAALTTKKYGVGKWELFKACLSREYLLMKRNSFVYIFKICQICIMAMIAMTIFFRTEMHRDSVTLGGIYVGALFYGVVVIMFNGMAEISMVVSRLPVFYKQRGYLFFPPWAYALPAWILKIPLTFVEVAVWVFLTYYVIGFDPYIGRFFRQYLILVLVNQMASALFRFIAAVGRDMTVALTFGSFALSILFAMSGFVLSKDRIKKWWIWGFWISPMMYGQNAMVNNEFLGNKWKHVLPNSTDPIGVEVLKSRGYFTESYWYWIGVGALIGYTLLFNFGYILALTFLNPLGKHQTVIPDESQSDGQIGGGRKRTNVLKFIKDSFSQHSNKVRNGEIRSGSTSPSTSSDRQERVAAETNHSRKRGMVLPFEPHSITFDEVTYSVDMPQEMRNRGVVEDKLVLLKGVSGAFRPGVLTALMGVTGAGKTTLMDVLSGRKTGGYIGGNITISGYPKKQDTFARISGYCEQTDIHSPHVTVYESLLYSAWLRLSPDINAETRKMFIEEVMELVELKPLQNAIVGLPGVSGLSTEQRKRLTIAVELVANPSIIFMDEPTSGLDARAAAIVMRTVRNTVDTGRTVVCTIHQPSIDIFESFDELLLLKQGGKEIYVGSLGHNSSNLISYFEGIHGVNKIKEGYNPATWMLEITNSSKEVDLGIDFAEVYKNSDLYRRNKTLIEELSTPASGSKDLYFTSQYSRSFWTQCMACLWKQHWSYWRNPVYTAIRFLYSTSVAVLLGTMFWNLGSNIEKEQDLFNAMGSMYSAVLLIGIKNSNAVQPVVAVERTVFYRERAAGMYSAFPYAFAQVVIELPHVFVQSVVYGFIVYAMIGFEWTLVKFLWCLFFMYFTFLYFTFYGMMSVAMTPNNHISIIVSSAFYSIWNLFSGFIVPRPRIPVWWRWYSWANPVAWSLYGLVTSQYGDVKQNIETSDGRQTVEDFLRNYFGFKHDFLGVVALVNVAFPIVFALVFALSIKMFNFQRR, from the exons ATGGAGGGTGGAGGTAGTTTCAGGATTGGCAGTTCATCAATATGGAGGAACAGTGATGCTGCTGAGATCTTTTCAAATTCTTTCCaccaagaagatgatgaagaagctcTTAAATGGGCTGCAATTCAGAAACTTCCTACTTTTGAACGTTTGAGGAAAGGTTTGCTCACTTCACTTCAAGGGGAAGCCACTGAGATCGATGTTGAGAACCTTGGGTTGCAAGAAAGAAAAGATTTACTTGAAAGACTTGTTAGACTTGCTGAAGAAGACAATGAAAAGTTTTTGCTCAAACTCAAGGATCGAATCGACAg AGTAGGAATTGATCTTCCTACAATAGAGGTTCGATTCGAGGGCTTGAATATCGAAGCAGAAGCTCATGTAGGAAATAGGTCTTTGCCTACCTTCACTAACTTCATGGTTAATATAGTGGAG GGCCTGTTGAATTCTCTTCATGTACTTCCAAGTAGAAAACAACATCTAAATATTCTCAAGGATGTTAGTGGAATATTAAAGCCTTCAAG AATGACATTGCTTTTGGGCCCTCCGAGTTCTGGAAAAACCACACTCCTGTTGGCCTTGGCCGGAAAACTTGATCCAAAATTAAAG TTTTCTGGAAAGGTAACTTATAATGGTCATGAGATGAATGAGTTTGTGCCTCAAAGAACTGCTGCTTATGTGGATCAAAATGATCTTCACATTGGAGAAATGACTGTTAGAGAAACCTTGGCTTTCTCAGCAAGGGTCCAAGGAGTTGGGCCTCGTTATG ACTTGTTAGCAGAGCTGTCCAGAAgagaaaaacatgcaaatatcATGCCTGATCCAGACATTGATGTGTACATGAAG GCTATAGCAACTGAAGGCCAGAAGGCAAATTTGATAACAGATTATGTCCTAAGg ATTTTGGGACTAGAGATATGTGCTGATACTGTTGTAGGAAATGCAATGTTACGAGGTATCTCTGGTGGACAAAAGAAACGCGTTACAActg GGGAGATGTTGGTTGGACCGGCGAAAGCTCTATTCATGGATGAAATATCTACTGGTTTGGATAGCTCGACAACTTTTCAGATTGTGAATTCAATGAAGCAATTTGTCCACATTCTCAAAGGAACTGCGGTCATCTCGCTCCTTCAGCCACCACCAGAGACTTACAATCTTTTTGACGACATTATTCTACTCTCTGATAGTCACATTATATACCAAGGTCCCCGTGAGCACGTGCTTGAATTTTTCGAATCAATTGGTTTTAAATGTCCTGATAGGAAAGGAGTGGCAGATTTTTTGCAAGAA gTGACATCAAGGAAAGACCAAGAGCAGTATTGGGAACACAAAGACCAGCCTTATAGATTTGTCACAGCTGAAGAGTTTTCTGAGGCATTTCAATCATTTCATGTTGGCAGAAGACTTGGTGATGAACTTGGTACTGAATTTGACAAGTCTAAGAGCCATCCAGCTGCCTTGACAACCAAGAAATATGGAGTGGGAAAATGGGAATTGTTTAAAGCTTGTTTATCACGAGAATACTTACTTATGAAGCGCAATTCATTCGTCTACATCTTCAAAATTTGCCAA ATATGTATAATGGCAATGATTGCAATGACCATCTTCTTCCGGACTGAGATGCACAGAGATTCGGTGACTCTTGGAGGCATATATGTAGGTGCATTGTTCTATGGCGTTGTTGTGATCATGTTCAATGGAATGGCGGAAATTTCCATGGTAGTTTCAAGACTTCCTGTTTTCTACAAGCAAAGGGGATACCTATTTTTCCCTCCATGGGCATATGCTCTTCCTGCATGGATCCTAAAAATCCCCTTAACTTTTGTGGAAGTTGCTGTTTGGGTATTCCTTACCTACTATGTCATTGGTTTCGATCCATATATTGGAAG GTTTTTCAGACAATATCTTATTCTTGTACTAGTAAACCAGATGGCTTCTGCATTATTCAGATTCATTGCAGCAGTTGGGAGGGACATGACAGTGGCTCTAACATTTGGATCATTTGCACTTTCCATCCTTTTTGCTATGAGTGGTTTTGTCCTATCAAAAG ACAGAATAAAAAAATGGTGGATATGGGGATTTTGGATATCACCCATGATGTATGGACAAAACGCCATGGTAAATAATGAGTTCCTTGGGAATAAATGGAAACAT GTTCTTCCTAACTCTACGGATCCAATAGGAGTTGAAGTTTTGAAATCTCGCGGATACTTCACTGAGTCATACTGGTACTGGATAGGTGTTGGTGCTTTGATTGGATATACATTACTTTTCAACTTTGGCTATATCCTTGCCCTCACTTTCTTGAATC CACTTGGGAAGCATCAAACTGTTATACCAGATGAATCTCAAAGCGATGGGCAAATTGGTGGTGGCAGAAAAAGAACTAATGTATTGAAATTCATAAAGGATAGTTTTTCACAACACTCAAATAAAG TGAGAAATGGAGAAATTAGAAGCGGAAGCACCTCTCCTAGTACTTCATCCGATAGACAAGAAAGAGTTGCTGCAGAGACAAATCATAGTAGGAAAAGAGGAATGGTTCTCCCTTTTGAACCACATTCAATCACCTTTGATGAAGTTACATATTCTGTAGACATGCCACAG GAAATGCGAAACCGAGGTGTTGTTGAGGATAAGTTGGTTCTTTTGAAGGGTGTAAGTGGAGCTTTCAGACCTGGTGTTCTCACTGCTCTGATGGGTGTGACTGGTGCAGGCAAAACAACTCTGATGGATGTACTTTCTGGTAGAAAAACTGGTGGATATATTGGTGGGAACATCACAATATCTGGCTATCCAAAGAAGCAAGATACCTTTGCAAGAATTTCAGGATACTGTGAGCAAACTGATATCCATTCTCCTCATGTTACTGTCTATGAATCTTTGCTCTATTCAGCATGGCTCCGATTGTCCCCTGACATCAATGCTGAAACCAGAAAG ATGTTCATTGAGGAAGTAATGGAACTTGTGGAACTGAAACCACTGCAAAACGCAATAGTAGGACTACCTGGTGTTAGCGGTCTCTCAACGGAGCAGCGCAAAAGGCTGACTATTGCAGTTGAGTTGGTTGCTAATCCTTCTATAATATTCATGGATGAGCCAACTTCTGGACTTGATGCAAGAGCTGCAGCTATTGTTATGAGAACAGTTAGGAACACAGTAGACACCGGAAGAACAGTTGTTTGTACCATCCACCAGCCTAGCATTGATATATTTGAATCTTTTGATGAG CTTTTGTTACTAAAGCAAGGAGGGAAAGAGATATATGTGGGGTCACTTGGACATAATTCTTCCAATTTAATCAGCTACTTTGAG GGAATCCATGGTGTTAACAAGATCAAAGAGGGTTATAATCCAGCAACATGGATGTTGGAAATCACAAATTCATCTAAAGAAGTAGATTTGGGGATTGATTTTGCAGAGGTGTACAAAAATTCAGATTTATACAG GAGAAACAAAACACTTATCGAAGAATTGAGTACTCCAGCTTCTGGTTCGAAAGATCTTTATTTTACTTCACAGTACTCGAGATCCTTTTGGACACAATGTATGGCTTGTTTATGGAAACAACATTGGTCTTACTGGCGCAATCCTGTATACACTGCCATAAGATTTCTGTACTCAACCTCCGTAGCTGTTTTGCTTGGAACCATGTTTTGGAACCTTGGCTCCAATAT TGAAAAGGAACAAGATCTTTTTAATGCCATGGGGTCCATGTATTCAGCCGTTCTCCTAATTGGCATCAAGAATAGTAATGCTGTGCAGCCAGTGGTAGCTGTTGAAAGAACGGTCTTTTATCGAGAAAGAGCAGCCGGAATGTATTCAGCTTTTCCATATGCTTTTGCTCAG GTTGTAATTGAGCTTCCACATGTTTTTGTACAGTCTGTGGTCTATGGATTTATAGTTTATGCTATGATTGGTTTTGAGTGGACTTTGGTTAAATTTTTGTGGTGCCTATTCTTCATGTACTTCACCTTCCTCTACTTTACCTTCTATGGTATGATGTCAGTGGCCATGACTCCAAACAATCACATTTCCATTATAGTTTCCTCTGCATTCTACTCAATATGGAATCTCTTCTCAGGATTCATAGTCCCAAGACCA AGAATTCCAGTGTGGTGGAGGTGGTACAGTTGGGCAAATCCAGTGGCATGGAGTTTATACGGATTGGTGACTTCACAATATGGAGATgtaaaacaaaacattgaaaccAGTGATGGAAGACAAACAGTGGAAGATTTTCTGAGAAATTACTTTGGTTTCAAGCATGATTTTCTAGGAGTGGTTGCTCTTGTCaatgttgcatttccaataGTTTTTGCTTTGGTCTTTGCCTTATCAATCAAGATGTTCAATTTCCAAAGGCGATAA